In the genome of Taurinivorans muris, one region contains:
- a CDS encoding phosphoribosylaminoimidazolesuccinocarboxamide synthase — protein sequence MSVIKTDIPELKLLSRGKVRDMYELDEKSVLIVTTDRMSAFDVILEDPIPNKGIILNQLTLFWMKRFESLVPNHIIESDVNNYPEFLQKYKEQLEGRSVIAKKAKPLAVECVVRGYLAGSGYKDYLKTGMVCGHKLPEGLKNSSRFAEPLFTPSTKAEIGDHDENISIEQAAKIIGAELCEKVKNLSIEIYNKGRDYAASRGIIIADTKFEFGMVDGVLTLIDEVLTPDSSRFWPADSYEEGKNQASFDKQYLRDWLEMQDWDKTPPAPRLPEDVAETTTQKYQKIAEILTK from the coding sequence ATGTCAGTAATAAAAACGGATATTCCAGAATTGAAGCTTCTTTCCCGCGGCAAAGTCCGTGATATGTATGAACTTGATGAAAAAAGCGTCCTTATTGTGACAACGGACCGAATGTCTGCTTTTGATGTTATTTTAGAAGACCCGATTCCGAATAAAGGTATTATTTTAAACCAGTTGACGCTGTTTTGGATGAAACGGTTTGAATCGTTGGTGCCTAATCACATTATTGAGTCCGATGTCAATAACTATCCTGAATTTTTGCAAAAATATAAGGAACAACTGGAAGGTCGTTCCGTTATTGCAAAAAAAGCGAAGCCGCTTGCTGTCGAATGTGTGGTACGCGGTTATTTAGCCGGTTCCGGATATAAGGATTATCTGAAAACTGGCATGGTTTGCGGGCATAAGCTTCCTGAAGGATTGAAAAATTCTTCCCGTTTTGCGGAACCGCTTTTTACGCCTTCAACAAAGGCGGAAATCGGTGACCATGATGAAAATATCAGCATTGAACAGGCTGCAAAAATTATCGGTGCTGAACTTTGTGAGAAAGTGAAAAATCTGAGTATTGAAATTTACAACAAAGGGCGTGATTATGCCGCAAGCCGCGGTATTATCATCGCCGATACGAAATTTGAATTCGGCATGGTTGACGGCGTGCTTACCTTGATTGATGAAGTGCTCACTCCTGATTCTTCACGTTTTTGGCCTGCCGATTCGTATGAGGAAGGTAAAAATCAGGCAAGTTTCGACAAGCAGTATTTGCGCGACTGGCTTGAAATGCAAGATTGGGATAAAACGCCTCCTGCACCCCGTTTGCCGGAGGATGTTGCTGAAACAACAACACAAAAATATCAAAAAATTGCTGAAATTTTAACAAAATAG
- a CDS encoding lipoate--protein ligase, with product MKGINIKTHDPAYNLAVEEVLFNSLSEVGEEYFLLWQNSPSIIVGRHQNTAEEVNEQYVKEHHIPVVRRTTGGGAVFHDLGNLNFSFLRYMDKGEDTSFSRYINPIIQALRSIGINAEMSGRNDMLVDGKKFSGNAQKKSGRKILQHGTILVALDTSNLTDMLTGNPDKYQSKGIASHKSRVVNLIEFMPDLTPAELMEKIRNVLMRFLVDEEIELPQGLAEKAEQLADKKYRTWEWNFGKSPAFQVKLRKRFSFGAVDFYADIKNGKIEHCRFYGDFFADKDVAGLEEALKDTLFRKQDVLNVLEQAGAAEYFIGAKQEDLMEFFAQSILE from the coding sequence ATGAAAGGCATAAATATAAAAACTCATGATCCGGCTTATAATTTGGCTGTCGAGGAAGTTCTTTTCAATTCGCTGTCCGAGGTCGGGGAAGAATATTTTTTGCTTTGGCAAAATTCCCCTTCCATCATTGTGGGCAGACATCAGAATACTGCGGAAGAAGTCAATGAACAGTATGTGAAGGAACATCATATCCCCGTCGTAAGACGCACCACAGGAGGCGGGGCGGTTTTTCACGATTTGGGAAATTTGAATTTTTCCTTCCTGCGGTATATGGATAAAGGAGAAGACACTTCTTTCAGCCGTTATATCAATCCGATTATCCAAGCATTGCGGAGCATAGGCATAAATGCCGAGATGTCGGGACGCAACGATATGCTTGTTGACGGAAAAAAATTTTCCGGCAATGCGCAGAAAAAGAGCGGACGGAAAATTTTACAGCACGGCACTATTCTTGTTGCCTTGGATACCTCGAATTTAACGGATATGTTAACCGGAAATCCCGATAAATATCAGTCAAAAGGGATTGCGTCCCATAAAAGCCGCGTTGTGAATTTGATTGAGTTCATGCCGGACCTGACACCTGCGGAACTTATGGAGAAAATCAGAAACGTGCTCATGCGGTTTTTGGTTGATGAAGAAATTGAGTTGCCCCAAGGACTTGCTGAAAAAGCAGAACAATTGGCTGATAAAAAATATCGGACGTGGGAATGGAATTTTGGAAAATCTCCTGCTTTCCAAGTGAAACTGAGAAAACGTTTTTCTTTCGGAGCGGTTGATTTTTATGCCGATATTAAAAATGGCAAAATCGAACATTGCCGTTTTTACGGGGATTTTTTTGCGGATAAGGATGTCGCCGGCTTGGAAGAAGCCTTGAAAGACACTTTATTTAGAAAACAAGATGTGTTAAATGTATTGGAACAGGCAGGTGCCGCAGAGTATTTTATCGGTGCAAAACAAGAAGATCTAATGGAATTTTTTGCACAAAGTATTTTGGAATAG
- a CDS encoding enoyl-ACP reductase FabI produces MILEGKKALVFGVANDRSIAYGISESFKNNGARLAFNYMGNAIKKRLEPISEKLGGEFIFQCDVTSDEQIAESVKLVKEKWGTIDVLVHSVAFAHKEDLQGRFIETSRDGFLTAMNISAYSLIALCKAFEEVINPNGSVICMTYYGSQKVIPNYNVMGVAKAALESSVRYLASDFGPKGVRVNAISAGPIKTLSASGISDFREILNHIETHAPLRRNVTTAEVGNTASYLASDMSSAVTGDIIYVDCGFQSVGF; encoded by the coding sequence ATGATATTGGAAGGTAAAAAAGCTCTTGTTTTCGGCGTGGCAAACGACAGAAGCATTGCTTACGGCATTTCCGAATCTTTTAAAAATAATGGTGCAAGATTGGCATTCAACTATATGGGCAATGCCATTAAAAAACGTCTTGAACCAATCAGCGAAAAGCTCGGCGGCGAGTTTATTTTTCAATGCGATGTGACAAGTGACGAACAAATCGCCGAGAGCGTCAAGCTTGTTAAGGAAAAATGGGGAACCATCGATGTTTTGGTTCATTCCGTGGCTTTTGCGCATAAGGAAGATTTGCAGGGCAGATTTATTGAAACTTCCCGTGACGGCTTCTTAACCGCAATGAATATTTCCGCGTATTCTTTAATCGCTTTGTGCAAAGCCTTTGAAGAAGTAATCAATCCTAACGGTTCCGTTATTTGTATGACCTATTACGGTTCTCAAAAAGTGATACCGAACTATAATGTCATGGGGGTTGCCAAGGCTGCTCTTGAAAGTTCTGTGCGTTATCTGGCAAGTGACTTCGGACCGAAAGGGGTACGTGTTAACGCAATCAGCGCAGGACCGATCAAAACGCTGTCCGCTTCCGGCATTTCTGATTTCAGAGAAATTTTAAACCATATTGAAACCCATGCGCCGCTTCGCAGAAATGTTACCACGGCAGAAGTCGGCAATACCGCAAGTTATTTGGCTTCCGATATGAGCAGCGCCGTAACCGGTGATATTATCTATGTTGACTGCGGTTTCCAAAGCGTTGGTTTTTAG
- the hisD gene encoding histidinol dehydrogenase, with product MQKYTFSQASEAQELIDKLAGRHLGEQNVEGEVREILEAVKIKKDSFLIEKIRAFDCREFNNPLRLSESEIQQGAAQVSPEDMEIIAEAARNIRSFHEAQLEKSWFQTREDGTILGQKISPVRRAGLYVPGGKGGNTPLISSLLMQAIPAQVAGVKEIAVTSPPRENGTLNPYLLAAAYLLDITEVYRVGGPWAVGALAYGTESIKAVDVITGPGNQYVTMAKKMVQGQVGIDMLAGPSEILVLADDSANPEYVAADLLSQAEHDSLASAVCVTTSPYLADKILESVEKRLADLPRADIARESVENFGAVIIVPTMQTGIEIANRIAPEHMELMVQEPWNYVPHINTAGALFLGAWSPEPVGDYFAGPNHVLPTQGTARYASALGVQTFCKKTSIISASMKFTRAKASSIAKLARMEGLEAHAKSVEMRK from the coding sequence ATGCAAAAATATACGTTTTCGCAAGCAAGTGAGGCGCAGGAGCTTATCGACAAACTCGCCGGCAGGCATTTAGGGGAACAGAATGTCGAGGGGGAAGTGCGTGAAATTTTGGAAGCGGTTAAAATAAAAAAAGACAGTTTCCTTATTGAAAAAATCCGTGCATTCGACTGCAGGGAATTTAATAATCCTTTGCGCTTGTCGGAAAGCGAAATTCAGCAAGGGGCGGCGCAGGTTTCTCCGGAAGATATGGAAATTATTGCGGAGGCTGCCCGAAATATCCGTTCATTTCATGAAGCGCAGCTTGAAAAATCATGGTTTCAAACCCGTGAAGACGGCACCATTCTCGGACAAAAAATCAGTCCGGTAAGGCGGGCTGGTTTATATGTTCCCGGCGGAAAAGGCGGAAATACACCATTAATTTCCAGTTTGCTCATGCAGGCGATTCCGGCCCAAGTCGCAGGCGTAAAAGAAATCGCCGTTACCAGTCCTCCCCGTGAAAACGGAACCCTCAACCCTTATTTGCTTGCCGCCGCTTACCTGCTTGACATCACGGAAGTCTACCGGGTGGGCGGACCTTGGGCTGTCGGGGCTTTGGCTTACGGAACAGAAAGCATTAAAGCTGTCGATGTGATTACAGGTCCCGGCAATCAATATGTGACAATGGCTAAAAAAATGGTGCAGGGGCAAGTCGGTATCGATATGCTGGCGGGACCGAGCGAAATTTTGGTGCTTGCCGATGATTCCGCAAATCCCGAGTATGTTGCGGCGGATTTGCTTTCGCAGGCGGAACATGATAGTTTGGCGTCGGCGGTATGCGTTACGACAAGTCCTTATTTAGCGGATAAAATTCTTGAGAGCGTGGAAAAACGTTTGGCAGATTTGCCGCGGGCGGATATTGCGCGTGAATCCGTGGAAAATTTCGGAGCAGTCATTATCGTGCCGACTATGCAGACCGGCATTGAAATTGCAAACCGTATTGCGCCGGAGCACATGGAACTTATGGTGCAGGAGCCTTGGAATTATGTTCCGCATATAAATACGGCTGGAGCGTTGTTTTTAGGGGCGTGGTCACCGGAGCCGGTGGGGGATTATTTTGCAGGTCCCAACCATGTCCTGCCGACACAGGGTACGGCTCGTTACGCGTCCGCCCTTGGCGTGCAAACATTTTGCAAAAAAACAAGTATCATTTCCGCATCCATGAAATTCACGCGTGCAAAAGCGTCCTCCATAGCGAAGCTTGCACGTATGGAAGGCTTGGAAGCCCATGCCAAAAGTGTTGAAATGAGAAAATAA